The genomic segment GGGCCTGAATACACGCTCGCAGCTCACGAAGCAGTTATCACAATCTACTATGGCAAACAATAGCTGTTCCTCCAGTCTCTAATCGTAAAGATAACCTTTCCCCAGACAGAGAACTCGTCTGAGGAATCGATGATAAACGGCTTGAAATCCTTATTGGCAGGCACCAATCGGATGAAGCCCTGGTCTTTCGTCGAAGTATCGAGGTACTTCACCGTAAATCCGCCGTTGACATACGCAGCCACGATATTGCCATGTACCATCTCCTCCGCTTTGTCCACCAAGCACAGGTCGCCATCGAAGATGCCGGCTTCCTTCATCGAATCGCCCTTCACCTTCACATAGAAGGTGCTTTCGGGATGCTTGATGAAATCGCGGTTGAAGTCAAGCCTGTCTGCAGGATAGTCGCTTGTTATAGGGAATCCTGCTGCTATCGCATCGTACATCGGAAGCTCGAGCTCCGTAGATACATCCGCTTTTAATATCTCTTCGTCTTTCATTATCATTCAATTTTGCTGCAAAAATACAAAATTCCGCCCAATCAACTCTGAATAGGCCCGAAAAATTGATGTCTTTTCACATAAGATGCGACAGACATACCTTTGCAGCAAAAAAGCTAAAGATATGACCAACCATTACCTTTCCTTCAACTCCGTTGAATCCATCCCGGACCTGAAAGCTTCAGCTGCTTTCACAGTCAACTCCTCCGAAGTCTTCAAAGAACAAGGCGATATCACACCCCAGACCATTTCCGAGGGTTACTCTTACATGCCCTGGGGTGCAGACAACCAAATGCCCTACAAGATTCTGGAGCTTATAGAAAGTGACGAGACACTTTCCACCTGCCAGATCTTCAATGCCGAAGTATGCTATGGCTCAGGTCTGGTCTACGACACAAAGGAAGCCACAGCTGCCATCAGGAAGGACGTCGACCATTATTTGATGGACAACGACCTTCCCTCCTACTTCCTCGGTGTCTGCCAGGATTTCAAGCATTTCGGATTCTGTGTCAGTATCATCATCCTCAATGCCGGCGGCTCCCGCATCGTCCGCATTCTCCGTAAGGAAGCCTGCTACACTCGTTTCGCTCCGGCTGAAAAAGACGGTCATATCCCGTACATTCTCTATGCTAACTGGAGAAAGACCATCTCCAATAAAGACCAGGTAGAGAAAATCGAACTCCTTGATTTCAATTCTCCTTGGTCTGACCTGCAGGAGCGTATGGAGTCCCTGAAGGGAAAGAAGCCGAAGACCAGTACCCGCAAGTTCGCCATCGTCAGCCGTGTCCCCACACCTGACAGCACCTATTATCCAATTCCTTACTATGGCTCACTTTTCAAGGGCAACTGGTACAATATCAAGCGTCTCATCGGTATGGCCAAGGAAGCAAAGCTGAAAAACTCCGCGCCCATCAAGTATCACATTGAGATTGCCAATCGCTTCTGGGACGGTATCTTCAAGGCTGAAGGTATTACCGACCGCAAGAAGCAGATGGATCGCGTCGTTGAGGAGAAAGAGAAGATTATCAATTTCCTTACTGGCATGGAGAACTCCGGCAAAGTTTTGTTCTCTACGTTCTATATCAACCCCAATGGCGAGGAGCAGCACGATGTAGTCATCAATAAGGTGGAGACCGACAAGGAAGGTGGCGACTGGTCTACCGATATCATCGAGGCCGTCAATATGATGTGCTTTACGATGCGAGTCCACTCTAACCTTGTCGGCTCAGTACCAGGAAAGTCCCAGACAAACAACTCTGGCTCTGACAAACGCGAGCTTTACACCATCGCCCAGGCCCTGCAGAAGCCATATCACGACCTGCTTTTCACCGTTCACAATATCATCATAAGGTATAACGGCTGGGAAGGAGTCAAGCCCGACTGCCCCTTCATCATGCTTTCCACACTCGATGAAAAGCGCGACGCCAAACTTGTTACACCCAATAAACCCGTAGAAGAATGAAACTAATCACTACTGACGAGCAGCTCCGATTGCT from the Prevotella sp. E15-22 genome contains:
- a CDS encoding LexA family transcriptional regulator; this encodes MIMKDEEILKADVSTELELPMYDAIAAGFPITSDYPADRLDFNRDFIKHPESTFYVKVKGDSMKEAGIFDGDLCLVDKAEEMVHGNIVAAYVNGGFTVKYLDTSTKDQGFIRLVPANKDFKPFIIDSSDEFSVWGKVIFTIRDWRNSYCLP